In Brevibacillus brevis NBRC 100599, a single genomic region encodes these proteins:
- a CDS encoding LysR family transcriptional regulator: MDFRVLQTFMVAATTENFHQTAEALFIAQPTVSQHIRQLEKELGIKLFERVGKRVRLTAAGKRYLPHAKGLLQQWHSSMEDLQAWRQGYREKLQLAVSPIIARARFSHLLHRYTKLCPDVDISIKIVDSVEIGPLVQNGQADLGLTRMVPGEFQLSTYLLYEDPIVFAVPHSGGDMEAPLPDWEQEVQANRLLTHNHPGYWDELLLLLRQRGLSLRTMAVSQVDITKRFIEDGLGVSFLPRTAVDRDLFENRFIELPTPGLVLPKVASYLLVPKAGISEPAQHFMEILHSLYPPMPLVQPGGRT, from the coding sequence GTGGATTTTCGCGTGCTGCAAACGTTTATGGTCGCGGCCACGACAGAAAATTTTCACCAGACAGCAGAAGCGTTGTTCATTGCGCAGCCTACTGTCAGCCAGCATATACGTCAATTGGAAAAGGAATTGGGGATCAAGCTGTTTGAACGGGTTGGCAAACGCGTTCGGTTAACGGCTGCGGGCAAACGCTACTTGCCACATGCAAAAGGACTTCTTCAACAGTGGCATAGCAGTATGGAGGACTTGCAGGCTTGGAGACAGGGCTATCGGGAGAAGCTGCAACTGGCTGTTTCCCCGATTATTGCCCGTGCTCGTTTTTCCCATTTGCTGCACCGTTACACCAAGCTCTGTCCCGATGTAGATATCTCGATTAAAATTGTCGACTCCGTGGAAATTGGCCCACTGGTGCAAAATGGACAGGCTGATCTGGGCCTGACCCGGATGGTGCCAGGGGAATTCCAGTTGTCTACTTATCTTTTGTACGAAGATCCTATTGTCTTTGCAGTCCCTCACAGCGGCGGAGATATGGAGGCGCCCTTGCCTGATTGGGAGCAAGAGGTGCAAGCGAACCGTCTGCTGACCCATAATCACCCGGGCTATTGGGATGAGTTGCTGTTGCTTTTGCGTCAGAGGGGGCTTTCCTTGCGTACGATGGCTGTTTCGCAGGTAGACATTACAAAGCGATTCATCGAGGATGGGTTGGGTGTTTCCTTTTTGCCTCGGACGGCTGTCGATCGGGATTTGTTTGAAAACCGTTTTATTGAACTACCCACACCAGGCCTTGTTTTGCCGAAGGTCGCTTCTTATTTGCTGGTACCTAAAGCAGGAATTAGCGAGCCAGCGCAGCATTTTATGGAAATCTTGCATTCCTTGTATCCACCGATGCCGCTTGTTCAGCCGGGTGGACGGACATAG
- a CDS encoding DUF418 domain-containing protein: MTNMQAEPITQKDRIYSIDIVRGLALFGILLVNLPSFIMYSEDVRMPIEAGIDAWIRLSYDLFIQTKFFGIFSFLFGLGFYIFMSRAEQRGQKVFRLFSRRLFAMFFIGVIHVILWFGDILTVYALLGFLLMPFYRRKSSTILAWAASLGGVYMLTQGVALVQTLNGQEVYPFVASLQTTLIPIFVMFLFGLYAGKRGFIAQIREHKPLLKRIATTTLAISLPIAAGIVCASGVVFGSKLEQVNKILVDLSTLPMALCLIASLFLLLDRESARKVLQPFAYTGQMGLTTYLGQTVIMTILIPLFGITAMPLSSWLLLALPIYAFQLLASWLWLKRFNRGPMEKLWRFLTYGRKKKAVPAPAN; the protein is encoded by the coding sequence ATGACGAATATGCAGGCGGAACCAATCACACAGAAGGATCGGATTTATTCTATTGATATTGTAAGGGGATTGGCATTGTTCGGGATTTTGCTAGTGAACTTGCCTAGCTTTATCATGTATTCGGAAGACGTTCGTATGCCAATAGAGGCAGGGATCGATGCATGGATTCGCTTGAGCTATGATTTATTCATTCAAACGAAGTTTTTCGGGATTTTTTCGTTTCTGTTTGGCTTGGGTTTTTACATTTTCATGTCACGGGCTGAACAACGTGGACAAAAAGTATTTCGTCTCTTCAGCAGACGGTTGTTCGCGATGTTTTTCATTGGTGTGATTCACGTTATTTTGTGGTTTGGAGATATTTTGACGGTGTATGCGCTTCTCGGCTTTTTACTGATGCCTTTTTATCGAAGAAAGTCTTCTACGATTCTAGCATGGGCAGCCAGTCTGGGAGGAGTGTACATGCTCACTCAAGGCGTGGCACTTGTACAGACGCTTAATGGTCAAGAAGTATATCCATTTGTAGCATCACTCCAGACGACACTGATACCGATCTTTGTGATGTTCCTGTTTGGTTTGTACGCGGGAAAACGCGGTTTCATTGCTCAAATTCGCGAGCATAAACCGTTGTTAAAACGAATCGCTACTACAACTCTGGCAATCAGTCTTCCAATCGCAGCAGGGATTGTGTGCGCGAGCGGTGTCGTCTTTGGTTCAAAGCTTGAACAAGTGAATAAAATATTGGTTGACCTGAGTACACTGCCTATGGCGCTGTGCTTGATAGCCAGCTTGTTTCTGTTGCTGGATCGAGAGTCGGCAAGGAAGGTTCTCCAGCCATTTGCCTACACAGGACAAATGGGGTTAACGACTTATTTGGGTCAGACAGTCATCATGACCATTCTGATTCCTTTGTTCGGTATTACGGCCATGCCGCTCTCTTCTTGGCTTTTGCTCGCGCTTCCGATCTATGCGTTTCAATTACTCGCAAGCTGGTTGTGGCTGAAGCGTTTTAATCGAGGTCCGATGGAAAAGCTGTGGCGCTTCCTGACGTACGGACGTAAAAAGAAGGCAGTTCCAGCTCCTGCTAACTGA
- a CDS encoding citrate synthase/methylcitrate synthase — protein MTKQHPLAIGLDGIAVAETDLSLVDGINGLLVYRGHWARDLAIHHTFEEVAHLLWFGHLPSEQELTDLKDKLKANRELPEHVKGILKLIPADVDMMSVLRTGVSALGSSSHGFPPTIDEVIALAAKMPTIVAYRFACLEGLEPLAPNPELDHTANYLYMLKGVKPNAAHVRALDAYLILTQEHGMNASTFSGRVVSSTESDLISSITAAIGTLKGPLHGGAPSEVTEMIEAIGTKENAEPWLRNKLESGGRLMGFGHRVYKTIDPRATALRVVASELSSNDPWFDLATHVEKVGLQLLEEYKPGRKLNTNVEFFAAAVMRAVGLDDNLFTPTFAVSRVVGWSAHILEQAGNNRIIRPQSNYIGTMPE, from the coding sequence ATGACAAAACAACATCCTTTGGCTATCGGCTTGGATGGTATCGCCGTAGCAGAAACAGACCTTAGTTTGGTGGATGGAATTAATGGACTGCTGGTGTACCGCGGTCATTGGGCGCGTGATTTGGCTATTCACCACACATTTGAGGAAGTGGCACACCTGCTCTGGTTCGGACATTTGCCGAGCGAGCAGGAGCTGACGGATTTAAAAGATAAGCTCAAAGCAAACCGTGAGCTGCCGGAGCATGTAAAAGGAATTTTGAAGCTGATCCCAGCAGATGTAGATATGATGAGTGTCCTGCGTACAGGCGTTTCGGCCCTGGGTAGTTCCTCGCACGGCTTCCCGCCAACCATCGATGAGGTGATTGCGCTGGCTGCCAAGATGCCAACAATCGTTGCGTATCGTTTTGCTTGTCTGGAGGGCCTCGAGCCGCTGGCACCGAATCCAGAGCTGGATCATACAGCGAACTATCTGTATATGCTCAAGGGCGTAAAGCCGAATGCGGCACATGTACGTGCACTCGATGCATACCTGATTTTGACACAGGAGCATGGCATGAATGCATCGACATTCTCCGGTCGTGTCGTGAGCTCGACTGAATCTGATCTGATTTCTTCCATTACGGCAGCTATCGGAACCCTAAAAGGGCCGTTGCACGGCGGAGCACCATCCGAAGTGACGGAGATGATCGAGGCGATCGGCACGAAGGAAAATGCAGAGCCGTGGCTGCGCAACAAGCTGGAGAGCGGCGGACGTTTGATGGGCTTCGGACACCGTGTCTATAAAACGATCGATCCGCGTGCAACTGCTCTGCGCGTCGTTGCATCCGAGCTGTCGTCCAACGATCCGTGGTTCGATCTGGCGACACACGTAGAAAAAGTAGGCTTGCAGCTGCTGGAAGAGTACAAACCAGGCCGCAAGCTGAATACAAACGTAGAGTTTTTTGCCGCAGCTGTCATGCGCGCAGTTGGCTTGGATGACAATTTGTTTACACCGACATTTGCTGTGAGCCGTGTGGTTGGCTGGAGTGCGCACATTCTGGAGCAGGCAGGCAATAACCGCATCATTCGCCCGCAATCCAATTACATTGGCACGATGCCAGAATAA